From a region of the Streptomyces sp. NBC_01454 genome:
- a CDS encoding MBL fold metallo-hydrolase has translation MLIAGFPAGAWGTNCYLVAPAAGEECVIIDPGHQAAQGVEDAVAKHRLKPVAVVLTHGHIDHVASVVPVCGAHGVPAWIHPEDRYMMSDPAKAMGRSIGQQLMGDLTVGEPDDVKELSDGAALQLAGMEFSVAHAPGHTKGSVTFRLPEQADIPPVFFSGDLLFAGSIGRTDLPGGDHGEILESLARVCLPLEDSTVVLSGHGPQTTIGRERATNPFLREVAAGLGDGFSPAPRRGM, from the coding sequence GTGCTGATTGCCGGGTTCCCCGCCGGGGCCTGGGGCACCAACTGCTACTTGGTCGCCCCCGCCGCCGGTGAGGAGTGCGTCATCATCGACCCGGGCCATCAAGCGGCCCAAGGAGTCGAGGACGCGGTCGCGAAGCATCGGCTCAAGCCCGTCGCGGTCGTCCTCACCCATGGCCACATCGACCATGTCGCCTCCGTCGTTCCGGTGTGCGGCGCCCACGGTGTCCCGGCCTGGATCCACCCCGAGGACCGCTACATGATGAGCGACCCGGCGAAGGCCATGGGCCGCTCCATCGGGCAGCAGCTGATGGGCGACCTGACCGTGGGGGAGCCCGACGACGTCAAGGAGCTGAGCGACGGCGCCGCCCTGCAGCTCGCCGGGATGGAGTTCTCCGTCGCGCACGCACCGGGCCATACCAAGGGGTCGGTGACGTTCAGGCTGCCCGAGCAGGCCGACATCCCGCCGGTCTTCTTCTCGGGCGACCTGCTCTTCGCCGGCTCCATCGGACGCACCGATCTGCCGGGCGGCGACCACGGCGAGATCCTTGAGTCGCTGGCCCGCGTGTGCCTGCCGCTGGAGGACTCCACCGTCGTCCTGTCCGGCCACGGCCCCCAGACCACCATCGGCCGCGAGCGCGCCACCAACCCCTTCCTGCGGGAGGTGGCCGCCGGCCTCGGAGACGGCTTCAGCCCGGCTCCACGACGAGGAATGTGA
- a CDS encoding vitamin K epoxide reductase family protein yields the protein MTTTALDDVSTDDDHASGAPATGSGRGLALLLVITGALGLLAAWVITLDKFELLKDPNFKPACSLNPIISCGNVMQSKQADVFGFPNPMAGLVGFGVVIAIGMALLAGARFRRWYWIGLNLGTGLATVFCMWLMSQSLYSINSLCLWCTLTWCVTILMFWYTTVHNLKHGIIPAPDGLRRAVLEFHWVLPVLWYGVIALLILTNWWSYWSTLI from the coding sequence ATGACGACGACAGCGCTTGACGACGTGTCCACCGACGACGACCACGCGAGCGGCGCGCCCGCCACCGGCTCCGGCCGCGGGCTCGCCCTGCTCCTGGTGATCACCGGTGCACTGGGTCTGCTGGCGGCCTGGGTCATCACCTTGGACAAGTTCGAGCTGCTGAAGGACCCGAACTTCAAGCCGGCCTGCAGCCTCAACCCGATCATCTCCTGCGGCAACGTCATGCAGAGCAAGCAGGCGGATGTCTTCGGCTTCCCGAACCCGATGGCCGGACTGGTCGGCTTCGGCGTGGTGATCGCGATCGGCATGGCCCTGCTGGCGGGTGCCCGCTTCCGCCGCTGGTACTGGATCGGGCTGAACCTCGGCACCGGGCTCGCCACGGTCTTCTGTATGTGGCTGATGAGCCAGTCGCTGTACAGCATCAACTCGCTGTGCCTGTGGTGCACGCTGACCTGGTGCGTCACGATCCTGATGTTCTGGTACACCACCGTGCACAACCTCAAGCACGGCATCATCCCGGCCCCCGACGGGCTGCGCCGGGCGGTGCTGGAGTTCCACTGGGTCCTGCCGGTGCTCTGGTACGGCGTGATCGCCCTGCTGATCCTCACCAACTGGTGGTCGTACTGGAGCACCCTGATCTGA
- a CDS encoding adenine phosphoribosyltransferase — protein sequence MSAPTALRELLLSRITDVPDHPQPGVVFKDITPLLADPVAFGALTDAFVDLCARHRVDKVVGLEARGFILAAPVAVRAAVGFVPVRKAGKLPGATLGQAYELEYGTAEIELHADALAPGDRVLVIDDVLATGGTADASLQLIRRAGAEVAGVAVLLELGFLAGRQRLEPGLKGAPLEALITL from the coding sequence ATGAGCGCCCCCACCGCCCTGCGCGAGCTGCTGCTCAGCCGGATAACGGACGTCCCGGACCATCCGCAGCCGGGCGTGGTGTTCAAGGACATCACCCCGCTGCTGGCCGACCCGGTCGCCTTCGGCGCGCTGACCGACGCCTTTGTCGATCTGTGCGCGCGCCACCGCGTGGACAAGGTCGTGGGCTTGGAGGCCCGCGGCTTCATCCTCGCCGCCCCGGTCGCGGTCCGGGCCGCCGTCGGCTTCGTCCCCGTCCGCAAGGCGGGCAAGCTGCCCGGCGCGACGCTCGGGCAGGCCTACGAGCTGGAGTACGGCACGGCCGAGATCGAGCTGCACGCCGATGCGCTGGCCCCGGGCGACCGGGTGCTGGTGATCGACGACGTGCTCGCCACCGGCGGGACCGCCGATGCGTCGCTGCAGCTCATCCGGCGTGCGGGCGCCGAGGTCGCGGGCGTGGCGGTGCTGCTGGAGCTCGGCTTCCTGGCCGGGCGGCAGCGGCTGGAGCCGGGGCTGAAGGGCGCTCCGCTGGAGGCCCTGATCACGCTCTGA
- a CDS encoding RelA/SpoT family protein, translated as MPDEAQPLSPGTRPAGSDAARPDEPKPTDAASPRAPESERQGVPDGTAEPRPPADRSAASASPAEPRDKAPETGSAAPSAKPAPAPSHAAKPPAKADQPVASRPLPPTPAGRSGSPNRVRARLARLGVQRSSPYNPVLEPLLRAVRGNDPKIETGTLRQIERAYQVAERWHRGQKRKSGDPYITHPLAVTTILAELGMDPATLMAGLLHDTVEDTEYGLDTLRGDFGDQVALLVDGVTKLDRVKFGEAAQAETVRKMVVAMAKDPRVLVIKLADRLHNMRTMRYLKREKQEKKARETLEIYAPLAHRLGMNTIKWELEDLSFAILYPKMYDEIVRLVAERAPKRDEYLAIVTDEVQADLRSARIKATVTGRPKHYYSVYQKMIVRGRDFAEIYDLVGIRVLVDTVRDCYAALGTIHARWNPVPGRFKDYIAMPKFNMYQSLHTTVIGPSGKPVELQIRTFDMHRRAEYGIAAHWKYKQEAVAGASKIRTDVPKTTAGKAGKDNATVNDMAWLRQLLDWQKETEDPGEFLESLRFDLSRNEVFVFTPKGDVIALPAGATPVDFAYAVHTEVGHRTIGARVNGRLVPLESTLDNGDLVEVFTSKAPGAGPSRDWLGFVKSPRARNKIRGWFSKERRDEAIEQGKDAIARAMRKQNLPIQRILTGDSLVTLAHEMRYPDISSLYAAIGEGHVAAQGVVQKLVQALGGQDEATEDIAESTPIRPRSKRRSSADPGVVVKGVDDVWVKLARCCTPVPGDPIIGFVTRGNGVSVHRADCVNVDSLSRQPERILEVEWAPTQSSVFLVAIQVEALDRSRLLSDVTRILSDQHVNILSAAVQTSRDRVATSRFTFEMGDPKHLGHVLKAVRSVEGVYDVYRVTSARRP; from the coding sequence TTGCCAGACGAGGCCCAGCCGCTCTCCCCCGGAACGCGTCCGGCGGGATCCGACGCCGCGCGCCCGGATGAGCCGAAGCCCACGGACGCGGCTTCCCCCCGCGCGCCCGAGTCCGAGCGGCAGGGCGTCCCCGACGGCACCGCCGAACCCCGGCCGCCGGCCGACCGGTCCGCCGCGTCCGCCTCCCCGGCCGAGCCGCGCGACAAGGCCCCCGAAACGGGCTCCGCCGCTCCCTCGGCCAAGCCGGCCCCGGCGCCGTCCCACGCGGCCAAGCCGCCGGCCAAGGCCGACCAGCCCGTCGCGTCCCGGCCGCTGCCGCCCACCCCCGCCGGCCGCTCCGGCTCCCCGAACCGCGTACGGGCCCGCCTCGCCCGGCTGGGCGTCCAGCGCTCCAGCCCGTACAACCCGGTCCTGGAGCCGCTGCTGCGGGCCGTCCGCGGCAACGACCCCAAGATCGAGACGGGCACGCTGCGCCAGATCGAGCGGGCCTACCAGGTCGCCGAGCGCTGGCACCGCGGCCAGAAGCGCAAGAGCGGCGACCCGTACATCACCCACCCGCTCGCGGTGACGACGATCCTCGCCGAGCTGGGCATGGACCCGGCGACCCTGATGGCCGGCCTGCTGCACGACACCGTCGAGGACACCGAATACGGCCTGGACACCCTGCGGGGCGACTTCGGTGACCAGGTCGCGCTGCTGGTCGACGGCGTCACCAAGCTCGACCGCGTCAAGTTCGGCGAGGCCGCGCAGGCCGAGACGGTCCGCAAGATGGTCGTCGCGATGGCCAAGGACCCGCGCGTCCTGGTCATCAAGCTCGCCGACCGGCTGCACAACATGCGCACCATGCGCTACCTCAAGCGGGAGAAGCAGGAGAAGAAGGCCCGCGAGACGCTGGAGATCTACGCACCGCTCGCCCACCGCCTGGGCATGAACACCATCAAGTGGGAGCTGGAGGATCTTTCCTTCGCGATCCTCTACCCCAAGATGTACGACGAGATCGTGCGGCTGGTCGCCGAGCGGGCGCCCAAGCGCGACGAGTATCTGGCGATAGTGACCGACGAGGTCCAGGCCGATCTGCGGTCCGCCCGGATCAAGGCCACGGTCACCGGCCGCCCGAAGCACTACTACAGCGTCTACCAGAAGATGATCGTCCGCGGACGCGACTTCGCCGAGATCTACGACCTGGTGGGTATCCGCGTCCTCGTCGACACGGTCCGCGACTGCTACGCGGCCCTCGGCACCATCCACGCGCGATGGAATCCGGTCCCCGGCCGGTTCAAGGACTACATCGCGATGCCCAAGTTCAACATGTACCAGTCGCTGCACACGACCGTGATCGGCCCCAGCGGCAAGCCCGTTGAGCTCCAGATCCGTACGTTCGACATGCACCGTCGCGCCGAGTACGGCATCGCCGCGCACTGGAAGTACAAGCAGGAGGCGGTGGCCGGCGCCTCCAAGATCCGTACGGATGTCCCGAAGACCACCGCCGGCAAGGCCGGCAAGGACAACGCCACGGTCAACGACATGGCCTGGCTGCGGCAGTTGCTGGACTGGCAGAAGGAGACCGAGGACCCGGGCGAGTTCCTGGAGTCGCTGCGCTTCGACCTGTCGCGCAACGAGGTCTTCGTGTTCACGCCGAAGGGCGACGTCATAGCGCTGCCGGCCGGTGCCACCCCCGTCGACTTCGCGTACGCGGTGCACACCGAGGTCGGCCACCGCACGATAGGGGCCCGGGTCAACGGGCGCCTGGTCCCGCTCGAATCGACCCTGGACAACGGTGACTTGGTCGAGGTCTTCACCTCCAAGGCGCCGGGTGCCGGACCGTCCCGCGACTGGCTCGGCTTCGTCAAGTCCCCGCGCGCCCGCAACAAGATCCGCGGCTGGTTCTCCAAGGAGCGCCGCGACGAGGCGATCGAGCAGGGCAAGGACGCCATCGCGCGCGCCATGCGCAAGCAGAACCTGCCCATCCAGCGGATCCTGACCGGCGACTCCCTGGTCACCCTCGCACACGAGATGCGCTACCCGGACATCTCCTCGCTCTACGCCGCCATCGGCGAGGGCCATGTCGCCGCGCAGGGCGTCGTCCAGAAGCTGGTGCAGGCGCTCGGCGGCCAGGACGAGGCCACCGAGGACATCGCCGAGTCGACCCCGATCCGGCCGCGCTCCAAGCGCCGGTCCAGCGCCGACCCCGGCGTGGTCGTCAAGGGCGTCGACGATGTCTGGGTCAAGCTGGCCCGCTGCTGCACCCCGGTGCCGGGCGACCCCATCATCGGCTTCGTCACCCGCGGCAACGGCGTCTCGGTGCACCGCGCCGACTGCGTCAACGTGGACTCGCTGTCGCGCCAGCCGGAGCGGATCCTGGAGGTCGAGTGGGCGCCCACCCAGTCCTCGGTCTTCCTGGTCGCCATCCAGGTCGAGGCGCTGGACCGCTCCCGGCTCCTGTCGGACGTCACCCGGATCCTGTCCGACCAGCACGTCAACATCCTCTCGGCGGCCGTGCAGACCTCCCGCGACCGCGTCGCCACCTCCCGCTTCACCTTCGAGATGGGCGACCCCAAGCATCTGGGCCATGTTCTGAAGGCGGTCCGGAGCGTGGAGGGTGTCTACGACGTGTACCGGGTGACCTCCGCCCGCCGGCCGTAG
- a CDS encoding peptidylprolyl isomerase, protein MVSKDQRRRQLAREKFERQEQRRSAARRKTKRRNVIVASAVAVALAAGGAVYASVGLAGATSDRAAADEAPSKAPDPCNRPAKGTPSAKTWQKEPAMAVDTSASYTAKLATTCGAITVKLDAGKAPHTVNSFAFLAGQGYFDHSRCHRLDEGIHVLQCGDPKGTGQGTPGYTIPDENLKDSRLKGGVYPAGTVAMANRYDGRSKATRNTGGSQFFLVYQDSKLPPNYTPFGTITGGMDVLRKIADAGAQPDQSIGVTVPNATVVINRATVTKS, encoded by the coding sequence GTGGTCAGCAAGGATCAGCGGCGGCGGCAGCTCGCCCGGGAGAAGTTCGAGCGCCAGGAGCAACGGCGGTCCGCCGCCCGGCGGAAGACCAAACGCCGCAATGTGATCGTCGCGTCCGCCGTCGCCGTCGCACTGGCCGCCGGCGGCGCCGTCTACGCCTCCGTGGGACTGGCCGGCGCGACGTCCGACCGGGCCGCGGCGGACGAGGCCCCGTCGAAGGCCCCGGACCCCTGCAACCGGCCCGCGAAGGGCACACCGTCGGCGAAGACCTGGCAGAAGGAGCCGGCGATGGCGGTCGACACCTCGGCCTCCTACACCGCGAAGCTGGCGACGACCTGCGGCGCGATCACCGTGAAGCTGGACGCCGGCAAGGCCCCGCACACGGTCAACTCCTTCGCCTTCCTGGCCGGTCAGGGCTACTTCGACCACAGCAGGTGCCACCGGCTCGACGAGGGCATCCACGTCCTGCAGTGCGGCGACCCCAAGGGCACCGGCCAGGGGACCCCCGGCTACACCATCCCGGACGAGAACCTCAAGGACTCCCGGCTCAAGGGCGGTGTCTATCCGGCGGGCACGGTCGCGATGGCCAACCGTTACGACGGCAGGAGCAAGGCGACCCGCAACACCGGCGGCAGCCAGTTCTTCCTCGTCTACCAGGACAGCAAGCTGCCGCCGAACTACACCCCCTTCGGCACGATCACCGGCGGCATGGACGTGCTGCGCAAGATCGCCGACGCGGGTGCGCAGCCGGACCAGTCGATCGGCGTCACCGTGCCCAACGCCACCGTCGTGATCAACCGGGCGACCGTCACGAAGTCCTGA
- the secD gene encoding protein translocase subunit SecD gives MAAPKKGRRAPASQGHPGRALILVLIAIVGLIGGMFYSGTMTPRLGIDLAGGTSFTLAAQNQPGKPNAINETNMRTAAGIMERRVNGLGVTEAEVQTQGNNHIIVNIPKGTDAKQARKQVGTTAQLGFRPVLTTTAGAKTPAPKPSPSQSGANGKGKGDKAAGGKGQPGTQQNASSSQSPNAKPTTQGRAVTDALKKAPSGRPTPSGPAKPSTPATPPPPPGGAALPPALQKQLNALDCSTKKSRAAAGEKAAGELPSAPIVACKDDGTQKYALGPVGVEGTDVKDAKAVFDSQQGQGWIVQMDFTSDGGKKFADVTGKLATKTQPQNQFAIVLDGAVVSDPRVSERLNGGNATISGGFTQQSAEDLGNMLSYGALPLSFKIDDETTVTAALGGEQLHAGLIAGAIGLALVVLYLVAYYRGLALVALASLGVSAALTYSIMTLLGPAIGFALNLPAVCGAIVAIGITADSFIVYFERIRDEIREGRTLRPAVERGWPRARRTILVSDFVSFLAAAVLFIVTVGKVQGFAFTLGLTTVLDVVVVFFFTKPLMTLLARRKFFADGHPWSGLDPKRLGAKPPLRRRRGAAPTQTKEA, from the coding sequence GTGGCAGCACCCAAGAAGGGCCGCAGGGCGCCCGCGAGCCAGGGGCATCCGGGCCGCGCCCTGATCCTGGTCCTCATCGCGATCGTGGGGCTGATCGGAGGCATGTTCTACTCCGGCACCATGACGCCCCGACTGGGCATCGACCTGGCAGGCGGCACCAGCTTCACGCTGGCGGCCCAGAACCAGCCGGGCAAGCCCAACGCGATCAACGAGACCAACATGAGGACCGCCGCCGGCATCATGGAGCGACGGGTCAACGGTCTCGGTGTGACGGAGGCCGAGGTCCAGACGCAGGGCAACAACCACATCATCGTGAACATCCCCAAGGGGACGGACGCGAAGCAGGCCCGCAAGCAGGTCGGCACCACTGCCCAGCTCGGGTTCCGGCCGGTGCTGACCACCACCGCCGGCGCCAAGACCCCCGCACCCAAGCCCAGCCCCTCCCAGAGCGGCGCGAACGGCAAGGGCAAGGGCGACAAGGCCGCGGGCGGCAAGGGACAGCCGGGCACCCAGCAGAACGCCTCCTCCTCGCAGTCGCCGAACGCGAAGCCGACCACCCAGGGCCGTGCCGTGACGGACGCGCTGAAGAAGGCCCCGTCCGGCCGGCCCACCCCCTCCGGTCCGGCCAAGCCGTCCACGCCCGCGACGCCTCCGCCGCCCCCCGGTGGCGCGGCCCTTCCGCCGGCCCTCCAGAAGCAGCTGAACGCGCTGGACTGCTCCACCAAGAAGAGCCGTGCCGCCGCAGGTGAGAAGGCGGCCGGCGAGTTGCCGTCCGCCCCGATCGTGGCCTGCAAGGACGACGGCACCCAGAAGTACGCGCTCGGCCCGGTCGGCGTCGAGGGCACGGACGTCAAGGACGCCAAGGCCGTCTTCGACAGCCAGCAGGGCCAGGGCTGGATCGTCCAGATGGACTTCACCTCCGACGGCGGCAAGAAGTTCGCGGACGTCACCGGCAAGCTCGCCACCAAGACGCAGCCGCAGAACCAGTTCGCGATCGTCCTGGACGGCGCGGTGGTCTCCGACCCGCGCGTCAGCGAGCGGCTCAACGGCGGCAACGCCACCATCTCCGGCGGCTTCACCCAGCAGTCCGCCGAGGACCTCGGCAACATGCTGTCCTACGGTGCCCTGCCGCTCTCCTTCAAGATCGACGACGAGACCACGGTCACCGCGGCGCTCGGTGGCGAGCAGCTGCACGCCGGTCTGATCGCCGGCGCCATCGGCCTCGCACTGGTCGTTCTCTACCTCGTCGCCTACTACCGGGGACTGGCGCTGGTCGCGCTGGCGAGCCTGGGCGTCTCGGCGGCCCTGACATACTCGATCATGACCTTGCTCGGCCCGGCCATCGGGTTCGCGCTGAACCTCCCGGCGGTCTGTGGCGCCATCGTCGCCATCGGTATCACCGCCGACTCGTTCATCGTCTACTTCGAACGCATCCGGGACGAGATCCGCGAGGGACGCACGTTGCGCCCGGCCGTCGAGCGCGGCTGGCCGCGGGCCCGCCGTACGATCCTGGTCTCCGACTTCGTGTCGTTCCTGGCCGCCGCGGTGCTGTTCATCGTCACCGTCGGCAAGGTCCAGGGCTTCGCCTTCACGCTTGGCCTGACCACCGTCCTGGACGTCGTCGTGGTCTTCTTCTTCACCAAGCCCCTGATGACGCTGCTGGCCCGGCGGAAGTTCTTCGCCGACGGCCACCCCTGGTCCGGCCTCGATCCCAAGCGCCTGGGCGCCAAGCCGCCGCTGCGCCGCCGCCGTGGCGCCGCCCCCACCCAGACGAAGGAGGCGTGA
- a CDS encoding DUF349 domain-containing protein — protein MSSDPWGRVDETGTVYVRTADGEQVVGSWQAGTPEEALAYFERKYEGLVVEIGLLERRVKTTDLSAKDATTAIEHLRTQVDEHHAVGDLAALRGRLDKLVEAVESRREERKVQKAKQSDEARQAKEKLVTEAEELAASEQWRAAGERLRALVDTWKGLPRLDRKADDELWHRFSHARSAFSKRRKAHFASLDAQREESRKAKEKLVTEAEALSGSTDWGATAARYRELMADWKAAGRAQREHEDDLWNRFRGAQDIFFQARGEVFAERDTEQRENLTRKEELAVEAEKLLPVSDLKAARAAFRAINERWEAIGHVPRDARPKIEGRMHAVERALQEAEESEWRRTNPEARARAAGLTGQLQDAVDKLQKQIDTARAAGNDAKADKLGRELEGRKALLDQALKGLEEFGG, from the coding sequence GTGAGCAGCGACCCATGGGGCCGCGTCGATGAGACGGGGACCGTGTACGTGCGTACCGCCGACGGCGAGCAGGTCGTCGGATCGTGGCAGGCGGGAACTCCCGAGGAGGCCCTCGCCTACTTCGAGCGCAAGTATGAGGGCCTGGTCGTCGAGATCGGCCTCCTCGAGCGCCGGGTCAAGACCACCGACCTGTCGGCGAAGGACGCGACGACCGCGATCGAGCATCTGCGCACCCAGGTGGACGAACACCATGCGGTGGGCGACCTGGCGGCGCTGCGGGGGCGGCTGGACAAGCTCGTCGAGGCCGTCGAGTCGCGCCGCGAGGAGCGCAAGGTCCAAAAGGCCAAGCAGAGCGACGAGGCCCGGCAGGCCAAGGAGAAGCTGGTCACCGAGGCCGAGGAGCTGGCGGCCAGTGAGCAGTGGCGGGCGGCCGGTGAGCGGCTGCGCGCGCTGGTGGACACCTGGAAGGGCCTGCCGCGGCTCGACCGCAAGGCGGACGACGAGCTGTGGCACCGCTTCTCGCACGCCCGCTCGGCGTTCTCCAAGCGGCGCAAGGCGCACTTCGCGTCGCTGGACGCCCAGCGCGAGGAGTCCCGTAAGGCCAAGGAGAAGCTGGTCACCGAGGCCGAGGCGCTGTCGGGCTCGACGGACTGGGGGGCCACCGCGGCCCGCTACCGCGAGCTGATGGCCGACTGGAAGGCCGCGGGCCGGGCCCAGCGCGAGCACGAGGACGATCTGTGGAACCGCTTCCGCGGCGCCCAGGACATCTTCTTCCAGGCGCGCGGTGAGGTCTTCGCGGAGCGCGACACCGAGCAGCGGGAGAATCTGACCCGCAAGGAGGAGCTGGCCGTGGAGGCCGAGAAGCTGCTCCCGGTCTCGGATCTGAAGGCCGCCCGTGCGGCGTTCCGCGCGATCAACGAGCGGTGGGAGGCCATCGGCCACGTCCCCCGGGACGCCCGCCCGAAGATCGAGGGCCGGATGCACGCCGTCGAGCGCGCTCTCCAGGAGGCCGAGGAGAGCGAGTGGCGCCGTACGAACCCCGAGGCGCGGGCCCGCGCGGCGGGGCTCACCGGCCAGCTCCAGGACGCGGTCGACAAGCTGCAGAAGCAGATCGACACGGCGCGGGCGGCCGGCAACGACGCCAAGGCCGACAAGCTCGGCCGTGAGCTGGAGGGCCGCAAGGCACTGCTGGACCAGGCGCTGAAGGGCCTGGAGGAGTTCGGCGGCTAG
- the hisS gene encoding histidine--tRNA ligase: MSTFKAPKGTYDLIPPQSATYLAVREAISAPLRNSGYGYIETPGFENVELFARGVGESTDIVTKEMYAFETKGGDRLALRPEGTASVLRAALEANLHKAGNLPVKLWYSGSYYRYERPQKGRYRHFSQVGAEAIGAEDPALDAELIILADQAYRALGLRNFRILLNSLGDKECRPVYRTVLQDFLRGLDLDDDTRRRVDINPLRVLDDKREAVQKQLDGAPRLRDYLCEACKAYHEQVRELLTAAGVTFEDDEKLVRGLDYYTRTTFEFVHDGLGSQSAVGGGGRYDGLSEMIGGPALPSVGWALGVDRTVLALEAEGITLDIPSATAVYAVPLGEEARRVLFGVVTELRRSGIATDFAFGGKGLKNAMKSANRSGARLALVAGERDLAEGLVQLKDLESGEQTAVALDAVAEQIRRTLG, encoded by the coding sequence GTGAGCACCTTCAAGGCCCCCAAGGGCACGTACGACCTGATTCCGCCGCAGTCCGCCACGTATCTCGCGGTGCGCGAGGCGATCTCCGCGCCGCTGCGGAACTCCGGGTACGGCTACATCGAGACGCCCGGCTTCGAGAACGTCGAGCTGTTCGCGCGCGGTGTCGGTGAGTCCACCGACATCGTGACCAAGGAGATGTACGCCTTCGAGACCAAGGGCGGCGACCGGCTCGCGCTGCGCCCCGAGGGCACCGCTTCCGTGCTGCGCGCCGCGCTGGAGGCCAACCTCCACAAGGCCGGCAACCTCCCCGTCAAGCTCTGGTACTCCGGCTCGTACTACCGCTACGAGCGTCCGCAGAAGGGCCGCTACCGCCACTTCTCCCAGGTCGGCGCGGAGGCCATCGGCGCCGAAGACCCGGCGCTGGACGCCGAGTTGATCATCCTGGCGGACCAGGCCTACCGCGCGCTGGGGCTGCGGAACTTCCGCATCCTGTTGAACTCCCTCGGCGACAAGGAGTGCCGCCCCGTCTACCGGACCGTGCTGCAGGACTTCCTGCGCGGGCTCGACCTCGACGACGACACCCGGCGCCGGGTCGACATCAACCCGCTGCGCGTCCTGGACGACAAGCGCGAGGCGGTGCAGAAGCAGCTGGACGGGGCGCCCAGGCTCCGCGACTACCTCTGCGAGGCCTGCAAGGCCTACCACGAGCAGGTGCGTGAGCTGCTGACCGCGGCGGGCGTGACCTTCGAGGACGACGAGAAGCTGGTGCGCGGCCTGGACTACTACACCCGCACCACCTTCGAGTTCGTCCACGACGGCCTGGGCTCGCAGTCCGCGGTGGGCGGCGGCGGCCGCTACGACGGCCTCTCGGAGATGATCGGCGGCCCCGCGCTGCCGTCCGTCGGCTGGGCGCTGGGCGTCGACCGTACGGTGCTGGCGCTGGAGGCGGAGGGCATCACGCTCGACATCCCCTCGGCCACCGCCGTCTACGCGGTACCGCTCGGCGAGGAGGCCCGACGGGTGCTGTTCGGCGTGGTCACCGAGCTGCGCCGGTCCGGCATCGCCACCGACTTCGCGTTCGGCGGCAAGGGACTGAAGAACGCCATGAAGTCCGCCAACCGCTCCGGCGCGCGGCTGGCGCTCGTCGCGGGGGAGCGGGACCTGGCCGAGGGCCTCGTCCAGCTCAAGGACCTGGAGAGCGGCGAGCAGACCGCGGTCGCGCTGGACGCCGTGGCTGAGCAGATCCGGCGCACGCTGGGCTGA
- the secF gene encoding protein translocase subunit SecF produces MSKLGNIGARLYRGEVGYDFIGKRKIWYGVSILITVVAIVGLAVRGLNMGIEFSGGAVFTTPKTSVSTSEAQHKAESAAGGHQAVVQRLANSGALRIQISGLDTKQAVPVQEELAKDLNVQVKDVNTQLVGPSWGEQIANKAWLGLGIFMVLVVFYLAIAFEWRMAVAALVALIHDLTITVGVYALVGFEVTPGTVIGLLTILGYSLYDTVVVFDSLKEASKDITKQTRFTYSEIANRSINGTLVRSINTTVVALLPVAGLLFVGGGVLGAGMLNDISLALFVGLAAGAYSSIFIATPLVADLKSREPQMKALTKRVKAKRAAAAAKGADQEEPQDGALAEDDDADGAAVVGPRQQPASRNRGRGRPSGKRR; encoded by the coding sequence ATGTCCAAGCTCGGAAACATCGGCGCCCGGCTCTACCGCGGCGAGGTCGGCTACGACTTCATCGGCAAGCGGAAGATCTGGTACGGCGTCTCGATCCTCATCACCGTGGTGGCCATCGTCGGCCTGGCGGTGCGCGGCCTGAACATGGGCATCGAGTTCTCCGGTGGCGCGGTCTTCACCACCCCGAAGACCTCCGTGTCCACCTCCGAAGCACAGCACAAGGCCGAGTCGGCGGCCGGCGGCCACCAGGCCGTGGTGCAGCGGCTCGCCAACAGCGGCGCGCTGCGCATCCAGATCAGCGGTCTGGACACCAAGCAGGCGGTGCCGGTCCAGGAAGAGCTCGCCAAGGATCTGAACGTCCAGGTCAAGGACGTCAACACCCAGCTGGTCGGTCCGAGCTGGGGTGAGCAGATCGCCAACAAGGCCTGGCTGGGCCTGGGGATCTTCATGGTCCTCGTGGTGTTCTACCTGGCCATCGCCTTCGAGTGGCGGATGGCGGTGGCCGCCCTGGTCGCGCTGATCCACGACCTCACGATCACGGTCGGCGTCTACGCCCTGGTCGGCTTCGAGGTCACTCCCGGCACGGTCATCGGTCTGCTGACGATCCTCGGTTACTCCCTCTACGACACGGTCGTCGTCTTCGACAGCCTCAAGGAAGCCTCCAAGGACATCACCAAGCAGACCCGCTTCACCTACAGCGAGATCGCCAACCGCTCCATCAACGGCACCCTGGTGCGCTCCATCAACACCACCGTCGTGGCGCTGCTCCCGGTCGCCGGTCTGCTGTTCGTCGGCGGCGGTGTCCTGGGCGCGGGCATGCTCAACGACATCTCGCTGGCCCTGTTCGTCGGTCTCGCCGCCGGTGCGTACTCCTCGATCTTCATCGCGACCCCGCTGGTCGCCGACCTGAAGAGCCGCGAGCCGCAGATGAAGGCGCTGACCAAGCGGGTGAAGGCGAAGCGTGCCGCGGCCGCCGCCAAGGGGGCGGACCAGGAGGAACCGCAGGACGGGGCCCTGGCCGAGGACGACGACGCCGATGGCGCGGCGGTCGTCGGACCGCGCCAGCAGCCCGCCTCCCGCAACCGCGGACGCGGCCGCCCGTCGGGCAAGCGCCGATGA